The DNA segment AAAAAGGGTAGTTTTTACATGTAAATTCTCATAAGGAAGTCTAAGGTCGATTTTGCAGAAATcggtcaattttgaaaatttttctaagTCCCGTTCAAGGTCATCCAGTAGGCGGGTCTGAGAGGGTGAGAGGAGAGTGGGGGAGATGGTAACGGGTTTGATGATGAGGGGTGTGAGGGTGAGCGGGTTCGAGATTTTGTTTCATACTTTTCTAAACGTCGGGATTCGAACTCGGGACTCTTGTGTTACGTGATAGATAGATAGGTAGGTACCTTAGCGTTGATATTAGAGATACGTCATGCTTTTTAGGGTGGTAATGAGGAGATATGTCGCTAATCAAATAATGTAGAACAGCTGGATGCtttcatgtttatttttcaaatcatgagTGAAagggtgatggtgattcattgattgaaaccttgtgaaagaaaaatcatttattttgtttaCAGTAACATTGATATTTGTTTGATGAAAACAGAGTGAtcgctgaaaaaaatttaaatcacatAGTCAACAATTTTTCCAACATTGAAATCTTCTTCCTTGGTTCATCATATTCCTCAATCTTGCGTTTATTGAGTGAATAATGACCCCACGGTACAGTGTTGAATGTTCCGGGCACCAAACATCGTTTATCGTCTTCAGGACTTAAAGCTATTTTTTCCTGTGTCAGTGAATACACATGATGTTCCTTCGCCTGAAtcaaattttgagaaataattttatgtttccatgtttCTAAACATTCAATGTAATCATCGAAACATATTCTGTTCTTAACGATTGATTTTTTAATACCCTTAGCTTTCTTGGTGGTACCATAATTTCGACACATGGATTCAATTTCATCAGCTTCATACTCTTCTTCCACCCATCGTTGTTTTTTCACATTCAGATCATCCTTAGAAGTTTTCACAGCATACAGTTTAGATCTGAGACCAACATAATCGGTCATAGGTATTCCATTGTTTTCATCCTTCATCATTCCTAATACCTTTTTATTAACTTGAGGAATACCGTAAGTATTATTCTTGGGATAATCTGAGGTATCAAATTTTTCATAACAGTCAAGTTTCATTCTTTCATAAGGATCTTCAGAGACCTCATAAATGAGAGAATCGGTATCTGTGTATAAGATGGTACAGCCAGCACTGAAAGCTTCATTCATGTAGTGGTAATGGAAGTCATAAATAGTAGTTTTAGCCAAATCCAAGATACTCATTCCCACATAAATTGGCTTGTCCAAATAGATCTGCAGCTTTCGCATTTCAACAGCTACACAGTTCTCATTGAAAATAACAGAGTTCTTGAATTCAGGTTTTGAGATATAAGTTTCCGCCCCATATCGTCCTTTCCATTTTGTTAGAAGGTGGACATTAACCCTTTTCCGAATATTCTCCATCGTTTTTCCTGTAACAATAGAAAAGAATATGTAGATATCTGTATAGGAAATCATATGAATGTAATTTGAATGGATATAACAACTTACCAAAAACAGCGTTGTTCATCAGTTTGAAGAGATTCTTCTCGAACTCATTTTCGGCATTCTTTCTCAGATCCGTATTGAGGTCGATGTAAGACTTGAGCCATGTAGATTGCTTGAACTTGAGCACTCGATGTATTTTTGTTATAATCAATCCATTCTTCAATGCTTGCTTCAGATTTCTGTAGTGGATgatatatttcttcttttgatgTAATGTGGCCATAAGTTTAGCGTTTTGCTGAGATGCATAACAAGGTGTTTGAGTTTTAGAGTTGTAATGTTCTGGACAGAATGGAAGATCTTTGTGCAAATCATGCAATTCTCTAGGATATTCGAGATCGACTTCTAAAATATAACCCTCGGGAGCATAATCAGGAATTTGCAAGACATTTATATTTGTATCGGTCCACATAAAACCGCCGTATGGTAGACATTGTGACATTGCCCATCCATATTGATTGTTGACATCAAAGTACCTACATAAGGTAATTTTCTGGTTTAGTTGAATCATAGTTTGGTATATACTTGTTGTTCGCATGTGCTCGTCGTTTACCACATACTTGACTAAGGCCGCCCCGAATTCCTctttcaacaaacaaaaacatatcaacatctgtgagaagttctaattcctgttttgtatatttcaacataGCATCCCACGTATATCCTGGTAAAGTAAAATAATGCGCAGGATCTAATCCATAAGTCTTATGGCAGCTCGatcgaaattgttcaaatacgtcagccagcaatagaatgtcagttttcatgTAGAGATCGCTGTATTCGCccaaattctgacatttgaatttattccacaCAAGTTGTGCTCTCTCATATCTTCTTCGTGGACATTTCCTACAATCCAATTTGTTATAGAATGCTTCAATAGGTGGAAGAGAAGTTTCATCGAATCGGTCATAGGAATCGATATAATCATATGGCATTACTCCTTTGTTCGTAAGAAGACTGATATGTTCTTCAGATTCCTcaggaaattgtgatttcaagTTCGGAAACTCTTCTAAATAGGACGCTAGTTTGTCTAAAGAGCAAGCCATGAATCGGAAACTATCAATGAATCGGAAATTAATGTGATAATCATCATAGTGTTTGGTGAAACTGATATATTTCTCCTTAGTTATCGGTAAAAAATCGATTTTCCCTTCCATTCTTGTGGCAATATCTTGTATCAGAAAATTAGCGTCATATCCACTCAGGTTGTGAAATACTACAGGAATCATGTGACTAtccttataatttatattacacCCCTCATGTGCTGCTCCACGGTAATTCTTTTCGGGGATAAGATGATTATGATCTCTTACTTTTTTATCTTCAGGTTTGAACATTTCTTCACAAATATGACAGTGAGTTGCCTTCCGAAATTCGACTTCCTGTTTTGGCGTCATATCGATGTCGTAGGGACATAAGAAAACTGAGTCAACGTCTCCAGCAAATTGATTCATCTCATCtgcaaaccatttcatgcaattGGGACCTCGATGAGAAcgataaaaactcagagaatcaTCATATGAACACTTTACATAGTATCCTACAGCTGCAGCTTTATGTTCTTGATAGTTGTTTTTGGTGTTAGTAGGTTTTAGTATGCTCTCCAGATCTGCATAAATAATAAAAGGTACCTTCTccttgtttttatgatttttgaactTGAGTGTATTGTTTCCTATCTCAGGCATCTTTATAGCTGTTTCATTCATGTTTCCACAATCCTCTGAATgactttttagtttttcttcagaTCGTAAGTACCGGAGACATCTATCACATATAAATTTCTGTCCATGTTCCTTGCTCAATTGACTCGATACCAGACGAGAGAGATTTTTGATCCATACATAATGGTATCGCACTGGAGTATCATCGTTTGAATAGTGATCTTGTATAAGGAGTAAGTTGATATGtctattcattttaatttttgttaggTATGTTGGCAATGTAGTGAAGTTCCTCTTTTCctttttcagaatataaacattaatggatatctggttttgtttttcaaagttgggtatctgtttcattgtcatcggaaattgaatacctttcaacttcaaaattttggaataatgaggaTATTTGGATAATCGTTGGGGGTCCTTCTCAACAGGGTGTAATGCCGCCATCACAGACCATGCGAAACATGCTTCATCGTCGTTTTTCACATTGATACAAGCCTCTTTCCGTTTTATTTGAGGAGGAAGTTCTATGTATGAGCTTCCAAGTTGGGGTGTGAACTTGTTTATATTCACCCCTAGGTTAACAACATTAACCAGAGCCCATCCGCTATCACGTTCTTGGAATTCCTCAAGATCTTTGAGAATTGATACCAAAACATTTATATTGAACCATTCAGTAATATTCGTGTCTCGGTAAATAGGTGAATTGGATGTTGTGAAGTACTTATAttccttttgaattttattggctGTCATAATCTGAAACTCTCCACAAAAAACCATATTGACCTTAACAGCTTCAtccttcttcaatgcattcagaATTCTTCGACGAAATATAGCTTCGCAGTCCATCAAAAAATCCTTAGGCTCCTTATGTTTCAGGTTACTAATCACACCTGTTCTTATTCTCGAGTCGAATGCTGATAATGAATCATTCCAATGGACTCTGTTCCAAGCAGTTTCCTTTCGTCTACTCAGACCTGCACCAATTCGTTgttgttgtttgaattgttgtttcaatgattttatagAACGGATCTGAGCTTCGAGTTGCTGTTTTCCTCCAATTGAAGTACAACCTGGCAATTCCCGATACAGTTTTCTTATTGCTCTCGTACATTCCTTTATACCTTTTATTGCATGCTCATTATCAGATGTAGTGATAAATAAAGCCACTAACGACTTTATTAGTCGAAGACAATTCTCTATGTTGAACATTTTAGATACAACTGAAACAAAATATCCATGTCAACATTTTAAATATTCTCAAAATCAGATACAACACACGAAAATAGCCGAAGATTCCCGAACATAGCCGCAGATTTCCGAAAATAGCCAAAGATTACCGAAGATACAAAACGTACACAAAAACGGATATAAAGCGGATACGAAGTGAATATAAATCGAGTACACAACACAGTTAAGCTGTGCAATACAGTTTCAAGCAGCTGAACAGGCAGCTTCAAAACAGCATCAGACAGACAGCTAAGCAGACATCTTCagcacagctccagacagcttcAACACAGCTCCAAACAGCTAAGCTGACAGCTTCagcacagctccagacagcttcaacacagctccagacagctaAGCTGGCAGCTGTTATGAAGGGTATAAGCGGATACAAAGTGGATACTTGTGGAATATATAGGAAAGAATTCAGTCTAACAAATAACTTGAGCAGGCAGCTAAatgtatataaaaaattgacCTCTCTTGTCTTGTATGCAGGAAAAAATCACTAGGAACAATACTTTGAAAAAACACATAATCGAGAAACATGACGCAATTCATGATACTCTGAGAGAAAACTATGAAAAGATCTATTAGAAATATAAGTGTGGTAGACCGCAGGATGTAGAAGATAGTTATCCAAAATCGAATACTAGATGTTCTCATGAAGTTAGTAGTGGTGAATATTTTACCGAAATAAATTATATAGTCGATGAGCTGCGTACACtgcatagaaaaaataatattctcgTCTGAAAAGTACAATTTTTGTTGGAAGTACTATGAGAGCTTGGTGTCATTTATTATAATGATAGTATAGCAGACTGATAATATGATGTATGTATGAATCATACTTTTCTGATAAATATCGGaactaataattttatattttaattaatAACATATATCCTAAGCATCCACATGCAATAACTTATATCAGTCTTCAAGTCAAGTCATTAGTTTGATTTGCTTCCAACAATTTTGTGATTAAAACACAGAGATAAGAAGATTGGTCTCAGAGAAGTCCTTGGACTCAGTAAATCTTCATATAAACTGTCATCTATaatacatatttatataaataaataatgagagATTCAACGGCTTCTCCGGTTTTAAGGATTTACGTAAATTAGATGATAAAATTTTATCTAaagattttttctgaataacagatacctactattttcattttatcaataaatCTATCGAGGTCAACCAGGCGGTTCTTTAATAGCCATCGCATGCAACAATTTTCCTACTTACACATATATACCTAGTATATAGCAGATGACAGCCCACTTTTCAGATGGGTCTTACAGACATCTCAATACTGATACTTGACCCTCGTAAGAGTTCTCTAGTGTGTTTTCGTTAATCGTCATCCACCCTTTTATACCGCATAAGCGGAACCTCTATCGAAATCTATATGAACATAATCTGA comes from the Coccinella septempunctata chromosome 2, icCocSept1.1, whole genome shotgun sequence genome and includes:
- the LOC123307116 gene encoding uncharacterized protein LOC123307116; translation: MFNIENCLRLIKSLVALFITTSDNEHAIKGIKECTRAIRKLYRELPGCTSIGGKQQLEAQIRSIKSLKQQFKQQQRIGAGLSRRKETAWNRVHWNDSLSAFDSRIRTGVISNLKHKEPKDFLMDCEAIFRRRILNALKKDEAVKVNMVFCGEFQIMTANKIQKEYKYFTTSNSPIYRDTNITEWFNINVLVSILKDLEEFQERDSGWALVNVVNLGVNINKFTPQLGSSYIELPPQIKRKEACINVKNDDEACFAWSVMAALHPVEKDPQRLSKYPHYSKILKLKGIQFPMTMKQIPNFEKQNQISINVYILKKEKRNFTTLPTYLTKIKMNRHINLLLIQDHYSNDDTPVRYHYVWIKNLSRLVSSQLSKEHGQKFICDRCLRYLRSEEKLKSHSEDCGNMNETAIKMPEIGNNTLKFKNHKNKEKVPFIIYADLESILKPTNTKNNYQEHKAAAVGYYVKCSYDDSLSFYRSHRGPNCMKWFADEMNQFAGDVDSVFLCPYDIDMTPKQEVEFRKATHCHICEEMFKPEDKKVRDHNHLIPEKNYRGAAHEGCNINYKDSHMIPVVFHNLSGYDANFLIQDIATRMEGKIDFLPITKEKYISFTKHYDDYHINFRFIDSFRFMACSLDKLASYLEEFPNLKSQFPEESEEHISLLTNKGVMPYDYIDSYDRFDETSLPPIEAFYNKLDCRKCPRRRYERAQLVWNKFKCQNLGEYSDLYMKTDILLLADVFEQFRSSCHKTYGLDPAHYFTLPGYTYFDVNNQYGWAMSQCLPYGGFMWTDTNINVLQIPDYAPEGYILEVDLEYPRELHDLHKDLPFCPEHYNSKTQTPCYASQQNAKLMATLHQKKKYIIHYRNLKQALKNGLIITKIHRVLKFKQSTWLKSYIDLNTDLRKNAENEFEKNLFKLMNNAVFGKTMENIRKRVNVHLLTKWKGRYGAETYISKPEFKNSVIFNENCVAVEMRKLQIYLDKPIYVGMSILDLAKTTIYDFHYHYMNEAFSAGCTILYTDTDSLIYEVSEDPYERMKLDCYEKFDTSDYPKNNTYGIPQVNKKVLGMMKDENNGIPMTDYVGLRSKLYAVKTSKDDLNVKKQRWVEEEYEADEIESMCRNYGTTKKAKGIKKSIVKNRICFDDYIECLETWKHKIISQNLIQAKEHHVYSLTQEKIALSPEDDKRCLVPGTFNTVPWGHYSLNKRKIEEYDEPRKKISMLEKLLTM